The DNA window GCCGGGGTTGCCAGCATGGCTGCGGCAATACTGGCCACGCCAAGCATGCCGGCCCGGGCACCGCGGCCGAAACGATCCGCGGTAAGTTTCCATAGATCTGCTATTTTCATGATCATAAATCCCCTTGTTCGTCGGTTAGCCGGCCATGGTCTCTTCCATCCGCCGATTTTTGTGGTTTTCTTATTTTGTTATATCGTATAAATTTTTCAAATCATGTCAAACGAAGTTTTTGGCGGAACCGCAACCAGGCCGGGTGCGTCAATATATCAATTTGAAAATAAACGATTTTTTGATCCAAAAAGCGCTGTTGTCGCGGTTCTGGGATATTGGCGTCTGTCCATATCGCGTCTTGCAATGATGGCAGAAATGTAATTTGTTATATAAAAGATCGTGAAGGGGTTTCGATGAAACGGCATCAAGGCAGACGTATTCTGGTTACCGGCGCGGCCACCGGGATCGGCCTTGCGACGGCGCGCTTTCTTGCCGCGGAAGGGGCTAGGCTCTATTTGGTCGATCTGCCCGGATCATCGCTTGAGGAAAGCACCCTCGCGCTGCGCGGGCAAGGCGAGGTCGCGCTACTCCATCTTTCGGTAACCGACGAAGCGGCGGTGCAAGAGGCGGTGGGCGACATGGTCGCGCGCTATGGCGGTATCGACGCGGTGGTCAATTCGGCCGGCGTCGTTGCGGTCGAGCCGGCGCTTGAGGCTTCTTTAGAGACGTTCCGCCGTGTCGTGGACATCAATCTGACAGGCACGTGGATCGTCTGCCAGGCGGTAGCCCGGCAAATGGCCGACAACGGCGGCGGCGCCATCGTCAACATATCATCCGTCTACGGCTTTCAAGGAGCGCCCAAACGCACCGCATATTGCGCCTCGAAGGGAGCGGTGATCGCGCTCACCGATTCGCTGGCGGTGGAATGGGGGCCGTTCAATATCCGCGTCAATAGCGTGGTGCCGACCGGCACGCGCACAACCATGGTGCAGGATCTGATCGATCGCGGCATATACAACGTCGATGCTGTGTCGCGGCGTACGCCGCTAAGGCGGCTGGCTGAGCCGGAAGAGGTAGCGGCTGCCTGCGGTTTTCTCATCAGTTCCGAGGCCGGCATGGTTACCGGGCATCACCTTCGGGTCGATGGCGGTTGGCTGGCCAACGGCTATCTCATGTAAATTTCAATCATCGGAGACCTAAACCATGGCGAAGCGTCAGAACATCTCCTCAGGCTCGCAGTTCGAAAAGGCCTACGGCTATTCGCGCGCCGTCAAGGCGGGTGACACACTCTATATCTCGGGAACGATCGGGATGGACTATGCGGCCGGCGTCATGCCCGACAACGCCGTCGGCCAGGTCAGGCAGATCATCAAGAACTTCGAGCCCGCGCTGCAGGCGGCTGGAGGCTCGCTTGGCGATATCGTGCAGATCACGACCTATGTCAGCGCGCCCGAAATCTTCAAGGAGGTCGGTCCGGAACTTGGCGTCATCTTCAAGGACATCACGCCGACCAATGCCGCGCTCGTGGTCGGCTTCCCGGTGCCGGGAGTCCTGGTCGAGATCGCCGCCGTCGCCGTCATCGGTTGCGAATGACCGGGAACTGATCGGCCGGAAAGGATCGATGATGTGCAATTCCTGCAATGGAAAATTCGCCTTCGAGATGGCGGACAAGGACGCGATGGCCGCGGCGGCGAAATCTGCCCACGAAAAGCGGGAGGCATGGCATTTCCATGTGCTGGCGCCGAACTGCGCGTTCAGTCCGAACCCGAAAGCCTACACCTTCCTTCTTGAACTGACAGATCAGGATCGGATGGTCTGCTGCTTCTTCGATGAAAGGCCGGTGGCCGTAAACAAGGAACTGCTCGCGCTGCTCCATGGCACTGACGCCCTGTCGGACAAGAAGGCGGCCGAGGGCTCTATCGACGCCGCCGGCAGCGAATTGCTTGATATGATTGGTGCGGCCGCGACGGCGGGCAAGAGTTGGCACCATCACATGATGTTTCCGGCCTGCAAGCTCAACGGGGCGGATGGCAAATGGCGCCTTTTCGTCGAGGTGGAAGGCCAGCAACCGACCTTGCTCGACCACGACAGCGAACCATCGCT is part of the Mesorhizobium loti genome and encodes:
- a CDS encoding SDR family NAD(P)-dependent oxidoreductase, whose protein sequence is MKRHQGRRILVTGAATGIGLATARFLAAEGARLYLVDLPGSSLEESTLALRGQGEVALLHLSVTDEAAVQEAVGDMVARYGGIDAVVNSAGVVAVEPALEASLETFRRVVDINLTGTWIVCQAVARQMADNGGGAIVNISSVYGFQGAPKRTAYCASKGAVIALTDSLAVEWGPFNIRVNSVVPTGTRTTMVQDLIDRGIYNVDAVSRRTPLRRLAEPEEVAAACGFLISSEAGMVTGHHLRVDGGWLANGYLM
- a CDS encoding Rid family hydrolase produces the protein MAKRQNISSGSQFEKAYGYSRAVKAGDTLYISGTIGMDYAAGVMPDNAVGQVRQIIKNFEPALQAAGGSLGDIVQITTYVSAPEIFKEVGPELGVIFKDITPTNAALVVGFPVPGVLVEIAAVAVIGCE